The Carnobacterium divergens genome includes a window with the following:
- a CDS encoding YesL family protein has product MNDIFKLNGPLFTLLNRIANLAILNVLFILACLPIFTIGAAITALFSVIYRSNKDDHLAIAKEFFKAFRENFKQSSLLWGIHLGMILPYVGVTAYVIRSFPVFTLPMAIIGSVLALYFIVPYALQSQFKNSVKETMKNALLIVFRFLPYVMMMFLVGLVLLVILPVFYRQTLYFVTLFGFSVTAQLQLIFFKKIVTQLEQLKEG; this is encoded by the coding sequence ATGAATGATATCTTTAAATTAAATGGCCCGCTGTTTACCTTATTAAATCGAATCGCGAACTTAGCAATTCTAAATGTCTTGTTTATCCTTGCATGTCTCCCGATTTTTACTATTGGTGCGGCGATAACAGCGCTATTTAGTGTGATTTATCGCTCGAATAAGGATGACCATTTGGCCATTGCCAAAGAGTTTTTTAAAGCTTTTCGAGAAAATTTTAAACAAAGCAGTTTGTTGTGGGGCATTCATTTAGGGATGATTTTACCTTATGTTGGTGTAACAGCCTACGTCATTCGTTCATTTCCAGTCTTTACGTTACCGATGGCAATTATCGGTTCAGTTTTAGCTCTCTATTTTATCGTACCCTATGCCTTACAAAGTCAGTTTAAAAATAGTGTGAAAGAAACAATGAAAAATGCGCTGTTGATTGTGTTTCGCTTTTTACCTTACGTGATGATGATGTTCTTAGTCGGCCTTGTCTTATTAGTGATTTTGCCAGTGTTTTATCGTCAAACCTTATACTTTGTCACCTTGTTTGGTTTTTCTGTTACAGCACAACTTCAACTTATTTTCTTTAAAAAAATCGTTACACAATTAGAGCAATTAAAGGAGGGATGA
- a CDS encoding sugar ABC transporter substrate-binding protein: protein MKSLAVGVSLVALTAVVLGACGGKNAENDGGKDFSIADRYKLDKTKPAWELDKKEEPTTLTWYLNSDWKTIPFGDDVTTAQIKKDLNIDVKFITGDDTKLNTMFSGGDMPDIVTLFDPTSSAAKKANTWAYPLDDLAKKYDPYFKSVTYDQTFKWYQLDDGKTYGYPNYSNTQEDYDSGVIPVNTNFIIRQDIYEALGKPSVATQAEFENVMNQIKEKYPELTPFGFSPLGDSTGSLGEPLQDWLGVPLEKDGKFYDRNLDKDYLSWVKTLNKVYRDGNISDDSFADDGPTFDEKIKSGKYATLFINGTSGLVPQLQTFSNNNKGNAYMAIDGPKSTLGNEPTLNQTGISGWLVNYITKDAKDPAKAIQLFTYLLDKKGQILTRYGVEGETYQYNQDGKIEFLPEVLKLKEDNPVEYSEKYRISEFLYFNHDRNNALGVGSTDASVNQMQEWGKGKLKPHFIIENTNPDAGTPEARSFDGIKTKWSTALVGMIRSKDDAGFDKKLADYKTFLKENNWDKIEKVRNEKMKENKEKLETKD, encoded by the coding sequence ATGAAAAGTTTGGCAGTAGGGGTATCGTTAGTAGCGTTGACAGCAGTAGTATTAGGAGCGTGCGGCGGGAAAAATGCAGAAAATGATGGAGGCAAAGATTTCTCGATTGCTGATCGTTATAAGCTAGACAAAACGAAACCAGCGTGGGAATTAGATAAGAAGGAAGAGCCGACAACTCTTACTTGGTATTTAAACTCTGATTGGAAAACGATTCCTTTTGGAGATGACGTAACGACTGCACAAATTAAAAAAGACTTGAATATTGACGTTAAATTCATTACAGGTGATGATACGAAATTAAACACGATGTTTTCTGGGGGCGATATGCCCGATATTGTAACGTTATTTGATCCAACCTCTTCGGCAGCTAAAAAAGCCAACACATGGGCATACCCATTAGATGATTTGGCTAAAAAATACGATCCTTATTTCAAATCAGTAACCTATGACCAAACCTTCAAGTGGTATCAATTAGATGATGGGAAAACATACGGCTATCCAAACTACTCAAACACGCAAGAAGACTATGATAGTGGTGTGATTCCAGTAAATACCAATTTCATCATTCGTCAAGATATCTATGAAGCATTAGGCAAACCAAGTGTTGCGACACAAGCAGAATTTGAAAATGTGATGAACCAAATCAAAGAAAAATATCCAGAGTTAACACCATTTGGATTTAGCCCATTAGGAGATAGCACAGGTTCATTAGGCGAACCCTTACAAGATTGGTTAGGCGTACCGCTAGAAAAAGACGGAAAATTCTATGATCGTAACCTAGATAAAGACTATCTAAGCTGGGTGAAGACATTGAATAAAGTCTATCGTGATGGTAATATTAGTGATGATAGCTTCGCTGATGATGGCCCAACTTTTGATGAAAAAATCAAGTCTGGTAAGTATGCAACTTTATTTATCAATGGAACCAGTGGACTTGTGCCACAACTACAAACCTTCTCAAATAACAACAAGGGCAATGCGTATATGGCGATTGACGGACCAAAGAGCACACTTGGCAATGAGCCTACATTAAATCAAACAGGTATTTCTGGTTGGTTAGTAAACTATATTACAAAAGACGCTAAAGATCCGGCTAAAGCAATCCAATTATTCACCTATTTATTAGATAAAAAAGGACAAATTTTAACTCGTTACGGTGTTGAAGGCGAAACGTATCAGTACAACCAAGACGGAAAAATTGAATTTTTACCAGAAGTATTAAAACTAAAAGAAGACAATCCAGTTGAATATAGTGAGAAATATCGTATTAGCGAATTCTTATACTTTAACCACGACCGCAACAATGCGTTAGGTGTTGGTTCAACAGATGCTTCTGTGAATCAAATGCAAGAGTGGGGCAAGGGAAAACTAAAACCTCATTTCATTATCGAAAATACCAATCCTGATGCGGGTACTCCAGAAGCTAGAAGCTTTGACGGCATTAAAACGAAATGGAGCACAGCGTTAGTTGGAATGATTCGCTCAAAAGATGATGCAGGATTTGATAAAAAATTAGCAGACTACAAAACATTCCTGAAAGAAAACAACTGGGATAAGATTGAAAAAGTAAGAAATGAAAAAATGAAAGAAAACAAAGAAAAACTTGAAACGAAAGACTAA
- a CDS encoding carbohydrate ABC transporter permease: MALIKKKSQMKESRSFYLINTILLVLFTLIIIIPIWNVIVSSVSSGKALADGGLMLWPKELTFDNYKRVLSDGSILNAFFISVSKTVLGALTHVLFCSIMAYALSKKRLVGRGFYTTFGVITLYFGGGMIPYYLLIRSLGLLNSFWVYIIPSLLSYYDVIILMNFFREVPVSLEESARIDGANDWTVFFRIFLPLSKPALATITLFSGVAQWNDFMTTKMFITDKALYPLQMKIYEIIVQSQMQGMDNMGASAIVETTTRGVQLATIVITTIPILIIYPLLQKYFISGMMVGAVKE; this comes from the coding sequence ATGGCACTCATTAAAAAGAAATCTCAAATGAAGGAAAGTCGTTCTTTCTATTTGATTAATACGATTTTACTTGTTCTCTTTACGCTAATCATTATTATTCCAATTTGGAATGTAATTGTCTCTTCTGTTAGTTCAGGAAAGGCATTGGCAGATGGTGGTTTGATGTTATGGCCTAAGGAATTAACCTTTGATAATTATAAGCGTGTTTTAAGTGATGGTTCGATTTTAAATGCGTTCTTTATCTCTGTTTCTAAAACCGTTTTAGGCGCATTAACTCATGTTTTATTTTGTTCAATTATGGCCTATGCCTTAAGTAAAAAGCGTTTGGTAGGACGTGGCTTTTATACAACGTTTGGCGTGATTACGCTTTACTTTGGAGGCGGCATGATTCCTTACTATTTATTGATTCGTTCATTAGGATTATTAAATAGCTTTTGGGTGTATATTATTCCGAGTCTGTTAAGTTATTATGACGTGATTATATTAATGAATTTTTTCAGAGAAGTTCCTGTATCGCTGGAAGAATCGGCTAGAATAGATGGCGCAAATGATTGGACCGTCTTTTTTAGAATCTTTTTACCATTATCAAAACCCGCTTTAGCAACGATTACCTTGTTTAGTGGGGTAGCACAGTGGAATGACTTTATGACAACGAAAATGTTTATTACCGATAAAGCCTTGTATCCCTTACAAATGAAAATCTATGAAATTATTGTTCAGTCTCAAATGCAGGGAATGGACAATATGGGCGCAAGTGCAATTGTTGAAACCACTACAAGGGGCGTACAACTCGCCACGATTGTGATTACAACCATTCCGATTTTGATTATTTACCCATTACTTCAAAAATACTTTATTTCTGGAATGATGGTTGGAGCAGTTAAAGAATAA
- a CDS encoding ABC transporter permease, whose amino-acid sequence MVLPGIAFMFIFTYIPIYGLVIAFKSYTVVDTIKDAPWVGLENFRIIMNDQFFWESVVNTLGISLLKLLCGFFIPIVLAIMIFEVKSGPFKRVVQTVSYLPHFLSWIILGGMLISWLSTSGLLNQVLEGVGMIEPGAGPNYLLDADKYWWIAVLSDIWKEAGWGTILYLATMSRIDPTFYEAARMDGANKLKQIWYITIPMLKPIISLNLILNVSGLLGSNLDQTLVLMNSQNQAKSEVINSYVYRMGLAQGDFSYATAVGLGISVVSVILLFVANQATKKMNDNQSVIF is encoded by the coding sequence ATGGTTCTTCCGGGCATTGCATTTATGTTTATTTTTACTTATATTCCTATTTACGGACTGGTCATTGCGTTTAAGAGCTATACAGTTGTTGATACAATTAAAGATGCACCGTGGGTTGGATTAGAAAATTTCCGCATTATTATGAATGACCAATTTTTTTGGGAATCAGTGGTGAATACGCTAGGCATTAGTTTATTGAAATTATTGTGTGGCTTTTTTATTCCCATTGTTTTAGCGATTATGATTTTTGAAGTGAAAAGTGGTCCTTTTAAACGTGTTGTTCAAACCGTTTCCTACTTACCCCATTTCTTATCTTGGATTATTCTTGGTGGGATGCTGATTAGTTGGCTGTCAACAAGTGGTCTATTGAATCAAGTCTTAGAGGGCGTTGGAATGATTGAACCAGGAGCTGGGCCGAATTATTTGCTAGATGCTGATAAATATTGGTGGATTGCGGTCTTATCTGATATTTGGAAGGAAGCCGGATGGGGAACAATTCTTTATTTGGCGACAATGTCTCGAATTGATCCGACTTTCTATGAAGCGGCTCGAATGGATGGGGCAAATAAATTAAAACAAATTTGGTATATTACGATTCCAATGTTAAAACCTATTATTTCGTTAAATTTAATTTTAAATGTAAGCGGTCTACTAGGGTCGAATTTAGATCAGACATTAGTTTTAATGAACTCGCAAAACCAAGCAAAATCAGAAGTAATTAATTCCTATGTTTACCGAATGGGGTTAGCGCAAGGAGATTTCTCATATGCTACCGCAGTTGGATTAGGAATTTCAGTTGTATCGGTTATTTTATTATTTGTAGCAAATCAAGCAACGAAAAAAATGAATGATAACCAATCGGTAATCTTCTAG
- a CDS encoding GH36-type glycosyl hydrolase domain-containing protein has protein sequence MENRVLKNGKTTFNFLPTGDLYQVEHQGIQLNQVKGNVIDGSMNGIYLRILDDLTAIQAFPLIGGAAKGHMSVGENQLKWQGTILDIAYEVVFSLTDAGIWFWDILLSGSGHVVDVVYGQDIGLATPDSLLANEAYVSQYVDHRVLSDDLGVAVASRQNQVQNGQNPYLQQGSLTGAAHFSTDGFQFFGKSYKGTNVPAILAKEQLEDRVYQYEFAYVALQTKPIVLLQQQKVNFYGMILEDHPLKIETIENKALILEKYQEIQQTKGSFVSIEKATKNSQISGVLNGKELSNGQVDQLFPARKLEEFLAGQVSSFFTESNEHVVLANKELEMERPNGHILMSGKSVDAKEETLTTTSYMYGVFQSQIVAGNTSMNRFISNTRNPLNTFKTSGQRIYLLVDGCYQLLAIPSAYEMGFNYARWHYQLVDDLITITVYTKTTQSEVALTVHSKQGKKYQVLVTQEIIVNDTATDNAPDIKVNATENQLIAKPNQATLAYQKYPNLTYRMAWGSDGTAKWIASDFWFEEELAEVQIPVTSLLFEQVSELSITISASLEGELNAVSPESFNEATEAYRLYLADLHRHFNLTSETPNTEIERYNTIVWWYTHNMLIHYLVPHGLEQFGGAAWGTRDVCQGPIEFFMATQRFDVVREILTMIFAHQFVEDGNWPQWFMFDRYEEVMADESHGDIIVWPLKVIGDYLVATGDVSILEVEVPYMSRKDKKATGFKESVKEHIAKELAYITSHFLPGTYLSCYGDGDWDDTLQPYDSRLKEDMASTWTVALTYQALKTFATGIEKVNPEWSKELLELAQNVEKDYRKYMLQDQTLPGFVLKEGESFDYIVHPTDQKTQIDYRLLPMTRSMISELLTPTEMRHHMALIEENLLFPDGVHLMSQPANYQGGVSQYFKRAEQAANFGREIGLQYVHAHIRYSEALAKVGEGQKMWQALSTINPILLTDYVANAEIRQSNAYFSSSDGKFDTRYEAATHFSELKTGDRLVKGGWRIYSSGPGIYLNQFFTHLIGIQVEKQALILDPMLPAELGEVKVDFAYLSTPLKVIYRWHEAEDSVVINQQSVPFKRTLNPYRTGGFKIDANYMQEIVKNTTGPIQVVVSMQTR, from the coding sequence GTGGAAAATAGAGTATTGAAAAATGGCAAAACGACTTTTAATTTTTTGCCAACTGGGGATTTATATCAAGTGGAGCACCAAGGAATTCAGTTAAATCAAGTAAAAGGAAATGTCATTGATGGATCAATGAATGGGATTTACCTTCGTATTTTAGATGATCTTACAGCCATTCAAGCTTTTCCATTAATTGGAGGAGCTGCCAAAGGACACATGTCCGTTGGGGAAAATCAGTTGAAATGGCAAGGCACAATTTTAGATATTGCTTATGAAGTCGTTTTTTCATTGACGGATGCTGGAATTTGGTTTTGGGATATTTTGCTTTCAGGAAGCGGGCATGTTGTTGATGTTGTTTATGGACAAGATATAGGTTTAGCTACACCTGATTCGTTACTGGCAAACGAGGCTTATGTTTCGCAATACGTTGACCACCGTGTGTTATCTGATGATTTGGGTGTGGCAGTGGCTTCTAGGCAAAATCAAGTTCAAAATGGTCAAAATCCATACCTACAGCAAGGTTCTTTAACGGGAGCTGCGCATTTTTCAACCGATGGGTTTCAATTTTTTGGGAAAAGCTATAAAGGGACGAATGTTCCTGCTATTTTAGCAAAAGAACAATTGGAAGATCGTGTGTATCAATATGAGTTTGCATACGTAGCGCTACAAACGAAACCAATCGTCTTGCTTCAGCAACAAAAGGTTAATTTTTACGGCATGATACTAGAGGATCATCCTTTAAAAATCGAAACGATTGAAAATAAAGCGCTTATCTTAGAGAAATATCAAGAAATTCAGCAAACTAAAGGGAGCTTTGTTTCAATTGAAAAAGCGACTAAAAATTCTCAAATTAGTGGAGTTTTGAATGGAAAAGAGCTGAGTAATGGGCAAGTAGACCAACTTTTCCCCGCAAGAAAGTTAGAAGAATTCTTAGCAGGTCAAGTCAGTTCCTTTTTTACAGAGTCGAATGAACATGTGGTACTTGCAAATAAAGAATTGGAAATGGAACGACCAAATGGACACATTTTAATGAGTGGTAAGAGTGTTGATGCAAAAGAAGAGACGTTAACGACTACTTCTTATATGTACGGAGTCTTTCAGTCGCAAATTGTGGCAGGGAATACATCTATGAACCGTTTTATTTCAAACACCAGAAATCCGTTGAATACCTTCAAAACAAGCGGACAACGTATTTATTTACTAGTAGATGGATGCTATCAATTACTGGCGATTCCTTCTGCGTATGAAATGGGCTTTAATTATGCCCGTTGGCATTATCAATTAGTGGATGATTTAATTACCATTACAGTTTATACAAAAACGACTCAGTCAGAAGTTGCACTAACCGTTCATTCTAAGCAAGGGAAAAAGTATCAAGTGCTTGTAACACAAGAAATTATTGTCAATGATACCGCAACGGATAATGCGCCTGATATAAAGGTGAATGCTACAGAAAATCAGTTAATTGCAAAACCGAATCAAGCAACGTTAGCTTATCAAAAATATCCGAATCTAACGTATCGAATGGCATGGGGAAGTGATGGAACCGCTAAATGGATTGCCAGTGATTTTTGGTTTGAAGAAGAGCTTGCAGAAGTACAGATTCCAGTGACAAGCTTATTATTTGAACAGGTGAGCGAGCTTAGTATTACGATTTCAGCTAGCTTAGAAGGTGAGTTAAACGCTGTTTCACCAGAGTCTTTTAATGAAGCAACAGAAGCGTATCGTCTTTATTTAGCAGATTTGCATCGTCATTTTAATTTGACATCAGAGACGCCAAACACTGAAATAGAGCGATACAATACCATTGTTTGGTGGTATACCCACAATATGTTAATTCACTACTTGGTCCCACATGGGTTGGAACAGTTTGGTGGAGCCGCTTGGGGAACAAGGGACGTCTGTCAAGGTCCAATCGAATTCTTTATGGCAACGCAACGTTTTGATGTGGTAAGGGAAATTTTAACGATGATTTTTGCACATCAATTTGTTGAGGATGGCAATTGGCCTCAATGGTTTATGTTTGATCGTTACGAAGAAGTAATGGCAGATGAAAGTCACGGGGATATTATTGTCTGGCCGTTAAAAGTAATTGGCGATTACTTGGTAGCAACTGGGGATGTTTCGATTTTGGAAGTAGAAGTTCCATACATGTCACGCAAGGATAAAAAAGCAACGGGCTTTAAGGAAAGTGTGAAGGAGCATATTGCAAAAGAACTGGCGTATATTACATCACATTTTCTACCGGGAACGTATCTATCTTGTTATGGCGATGGCGATTGGGATGATACCTTACAGCCTTACGATAGTCGCTTGAAGGAAGATATGGCAAGTACGTGGACGGTAGCGTTGACTTACCAAGCATTAAAAACATTTGCAACAGGAATAGAAAAAGTAAACCCAGAATGGTCAAAAGAGTTGCTGGAACTGGCCCAAAATGTCGAAAAAGATTACCGAAAATACATGCTACAAGATCAAACGTTACCTGGATTTGTGTTAAAAGAGGGTGAAAGCTTTGATTATATTGTGCATCCAACGGATCAAAAAACGCAGATCGATTATCGTTTGTTGCCAATGACAAGAAGTATGATTAGTGAATTATTGACTCCAACAGAGATGCGTCACCATATGGCGCTAATTGAAGAAAATTTATTGTTCCCTGATGGTGTTCATTTGATGAGTCAACCGGCGAATTACCAAGGTGGCGTTAGTCAATACTTTAAACGTGCGGAACAAGCTGCAAACTTTGGTCGAGAAATAGGGTTGCAATACGTTCATGCGCATATTCGTTATTCAGAAGCCTTAGCAAAAGTTGGAGAAGGTCAAAAAATGTGGCAGGCGCTCTCAACAATCAATCCTATTTTATTGACGGACTATGTTGCAAATGCGGAAATCAGACAAAGCAATGCATACTTTAGCAGCTCTGATGGCAAGTTTGATACACGCTATGAAGCAGCAACTCATTTTTCTGAATTAAAAACGGGAGATCGTCTTGTAAAAGGCGGATGGCGAATTTATTCTAGTGGACCAGGCATTTATTTGAACCAATTTTTCACTCATCTCATCGGGATTCAAGTAGAAAAGCAAGCGTTGATTTTAGACCCTATGCTTCCCGCCGAGTTAGGGGAAGTGAAGGTTGACTTTGCCTACTTGTCGACGCCGCTTAAGGTGATTTATCGCTGGCATGAAGCGGAGGATAGTGTTGTTATTAATCAGCAATCGGTTCCATTTAAACGAACGTTAAATCCTTATCGGACAGGTGGGTTTAAAATTGATGCGAATTACATGCAGGAAATTGTGAAGAATACGACGGGGCCAATTCAAGTTGTTGTTTCCATGCAAACAAGGTAA
- a CDS encoding glycoside hydrolase family 3 N-terminal domain-containing protein → MKQTELVNLVAQLSLEEKIGQLQQLTGNFYTEEEAEITGPMTEVGLTEKSVYEAGSVLGLSGAKATMEAQSKYLAKNRLKIPLLFMADIVHGYRTIFPIPLGLASSWNPELVKKTAQVAAVESAVSGLHVTFSPMVDLVRDPRWGRVMESTGEDPYLNQLYAKAFVEGYQGDLANDPLTIAACVKHFAAYGAPEGGREYNTVNMSDRQLRESYLPAYQAALEAGCKLVMTAFNTVDGIPATANRYLNRDILRKEFGFKGVLISDWAATKEVVAHGVAANEKEAAALSLEAGVDIEMMAFCYQHFLKELVTEGKISTELIDEAVLRILELKNDLGLFENPYRGANEEQEAALVFSKEHQEIALQAARESIVLLENKQNVLPLQKQEKVAFVGPFVEYHDLLGNWSWKGNPSETETIKEVVSKRKESIEFVATSGIWELTDEELTAAHKAAEKTDKIILFLGETADMSGEASSRTNIQLPDAQLTLLRELKVHRKPIVVVTFNGRPLDLTEVAELSDGLVEAWFPGTKGAQAVTEILFGETAPTGRLTMSFPRNVGQIPVYYNHFNTGRPIDANDADNKYVSKYLDVSNEPLYPFGYGLSYDKVSYQDLVIQEETIGLDGKISASVTLQNNSNQPVTETVQWYVRDIVGEVVRPMKELKGFETCVVPAGESKLVTWEISVEELAYIHVNLEKKADAGEFVVMVGSNSLEVRAKTITVKN, encoded by the coding sequence TTGAAGCAAACAGAATTAGTAAACTTAGTGGCGCAGTTATCATTAGAAGAGAAGATTGGACAATTACAACAATTAACAGGAAATTTTTATACAGAAGAAGAAGCAGAAATTACAGGACCAATGACCGAAGTAGGATTAACGGAAAAAAGTGTCTATGAGGCGGGATCTGTTTTAGGATTGTCTGGAGCAAAGGCAACAATGGAAGCGCAGTCAAAATATTTAGCAAAAAATCGCCTGAAAATTCCATTGCTATTTATGGCAGATATTGTTCATGGTTATCGGACCATTTTCCCGATTCCGTTAGGTTTAGCTTCAAGTTGGAATCCAGAATTAGTTAAGAAAACCGCACAGGTGGCAGCAGTTGAATCAGCTGTTTCAGGATTACATGTTACTTTTTCGCCAATGGTTGATTTAGTTCGAGATCCACGTTGGGGACGTGTCATGGAGAGTACGGGAGAAGATCCTTACTTGAATCAATTGTATGCGAAAGCCTTTGTTGAAGGCTATCAAGGGGACTTGGCTAATGACCCATTAACAATTGCGGCGTGTGTCAAACATTTTGCTGCGTATGGTGCACCAGAAGGCGGGCGTGAGTACAATACCGTTAACATGTCAGACCGTCAGTTAAGAGAGTCTTACTTGCCAGCTTATCAAGCAGCGCTAGAGGCAGGGTGTAAATTAGTGATGACAGCCTTTAATACTGTAGATGGCATTCCAGCGACAGCTAACCGCTATTTAAACCGGGATATTTTACGTAAAGAATTTGGTTTTAAAGGCGTCTTGATTTCTGATTGGGCAGCAACTAAAGAAGTTGTTGCACATGGCGTTGCAGCAAATGAAAAAGAAGCCGCCGCGTTGTCACTTGAAGCCGGTGTTGATATTGAAATGATGGCATTTTGTTACCAACATTTCTTAAAAGAATTAGTAACAGAAGGCAAAATTTCGACTGAGTTAATTGATGAGGCTGTATTACGAATTTTAGAGCTGAAAAATGATTTAGGGTTATTTGAAAACCCCTATCGTGGAGCAAATGAAGAGCAAGAAGCTGCTCTTGTTTTTAGTAAAGAACATCAAGAGATTGCGCTACAAGCAGCTAGAGAATCTATTGTCTTACTGGAAAATAAACAGAATGTACTCCCTCTTCAAAAACAAGAAAAAGTAGCGTTTGTCGGACCTTTTGTAGAGTATCATGATCTTTTAGGGAACTGGAGCTGGAAAGGGAATCCAAGCGAAACCGAAACCATTAAAGAAGTGGTAAGCAAGCGTAAGGAATCCATTGAATTTGTTGCTACTTCAGGCATTTGGGAGCTGACGGATGAGGAGTTAACAGCTGCTCATAAAGCTGCAGAAAAAACAGATAAAATAATCCTCTTCTTAGGTGAAACAGCTGATATGAGTGGCGAGGCAAGTAGTCGTACAAATATTCAGTTGCCAGATGCTCAATTGACGTTGTTACGTGAGTTGAAAGTACATCGTAAACCAATTGTTGTAGTGACATTTAATGGCCGACCACTTGATTTAACAGAAGTAGCGGAGTTATCTGATGGATTAGTCGAGGCGTGGTTCCCGGGAACTAAAGGAGCTCAAGCTGTTACGGAAATTTTATTTGGTGAAACCGCGCCAACAGGTAGATTGACAATGAGTTTCCCTCGAAATGTTGGACAAATTCCAGTTTATTACAATCATTTTAATACGGGACGTCCCATTGATGCGAATGATGCTGATAACAAATACGTATCAAAATATTTAGATGTTTCAAATGAACCGTTGTATCCTTTTGGTTACGGTTTAAGCTACGATAAGGTAAGTTATCAAGATTTAGTGATTCAAGAAGAAACGATTGGGCTAGATGGCAAAATCAGTGCAAGTGTCACGCTTCAAAACAATAGCAATCAACCGGTAACGGAAACGGTTCAATGGTATGTCCGAGACATTGTTGGAGAAGTTGTTCGTCCAATGAAGGAATTAAAAGGCTTTGAAACATGCGTCGTTCCAGCAGGTGAAAGTAAGTTGGTAACATGGGAAATTTCAGTAGAGGAACTGGCATATATCCATGTGAACTTAGAAAAGAAAGCAGATGCTGGTGAATTTGTAGTAATGGTGGGAAGCAATAGTTTAGAAGTACGAGCGAAAACGATAACAGTCAAAAATTGA
- a CDS encoding PadR family transcriptional regulator, producing MNSLGYTLLSMLVRKPCSGYELKGYLELFWQAHHSQIYPLLNKLEKLGYVVYISENDPIHKKIYSITDEGKEFLQEWIQGKTAKPITRDEFLGKLYAISMIDPKRVEELFQERQAYFQKLATIHKKTLDEIDEQFGADLTGEGWESSFGRYLICKRRYDMDLAELEWCQWANDQYHQKFNNKNFSN from the coding sequence ATGAATTCATTAGGCTATACATTACTCAGTATGCTAGTTCGTAAACCATGCTCTGGTTATGAATTAAAAGGATACTTAGAATTATTTTGGCAGGCACATCACAGTCAGATTTATCCGCTCTTAAATAAGCTCGAAAAATTAGGGTATGTTGTCTATATTTCAGAAAATGACCCAATTCATAAAAAAATCTATTCCATTACAGATGAAGGAAAAGAATTCTTACAAGAGTGGATTCAAGGGAAAACAGCTAAACCCATTACAAGAGATGAATTTTTAGGAAAGTTATACGCTATTTCGATGATTGATCCTAAGCGTGTTGAAGAGCTTTTCCAAGAACGACAAGCCTATTTTCAAAAGTTAGCAACAATTCATAAGAAAACGTTAGATGAAATTGACGAACAGTTTGGTGCTGATTTAACAGGTGAAGGTTGGGAATCGTCATTTGGACGTTATTTAATTTGCAAACGCCGTTATGACATGGATTTAGCAGAATTAGAGTGGTGTCAGTGGGCGAATGACCAGTATCATCAAAAATTTAACAATAAAAATTTTTCAAACTAG
- a CDS encoding universal stress protein: MNLLVPMDMDETSKHALQEAIKLAKSFKEQGKITILHVINREIAPDAVETTVDLESKLHEETNAYLTKVKNVVEKANLAVEIVALEGFAATKILDFEKKNPVDFIVIGHHNRKGLDRIVVGSVSKKIIHDAACPVIVVK; encoded by the coding sequence ATGAATTTATTAGTACCTATGGATATGGATGAAACATCGAAACATGCGTTGCAAGAAGCTATTAAACTAGCAAAAAGTTTTAAAGAACAAGGAAAAATCACAATTTTACACGTTATCAATCGAGAAATTGCTCCTGATGCTGTTGAAACAACGGTTGACTTAGAGTCAAAACTTCACGAAGAAACAAATGCTTACTTAACTAAAGTTAAAAACGTAGTTGAAAAAGCTAATTTAGCGGTAGAAATCGTAGCTCTTGAAGGATTTGCAGCCACTAAAATTCTTGATTTTGAAAAAAAAAATCCCGTTGATTTTATCGTTATCGGTCATCATAATCGTAAAGGTTTGGATCGAATCGTTGTTGGAAGTGTTTCTAAAAAAATTATTCACGATGCAGCTTGTCCCGTTATCGTTGTAAAATAA